A genomic window from Chaetodon auriga isolate fChaAug3 chromosome 13, fChaAug3.hap1, whole genome shotgun sequence includes:
- the ndp gene encoding norrin: MKPSICVGSSSGLLLVLLCCPLLALVESASSNKASSNGHPHLGESDPERCMRHHFVETITHPIYKCNSKMVLLARCEGHCSHTTRSDPLISFSSVLKQPFKSTCFCCRPHTSKLKAVRLRCTGGTRITATYRYILACNCEECS, translated from the exons ATGAAACCTTCTATCTGTGTGGGCTCCTCTTCTGGCCTTCTGCTGGTCCtgttgtgctgccccctgctggccttGGTCGAGTCtgccagcagcaacaaggcCAGCAGTAATGGACACCCACACTTGGGAGAGAGTGACCCGGAGAGATGCATGAGGCACCACTTTGTGGAGACCATCACACACCCGATTTATAAGTGCAACTCCAAG ATGGTGCTGCTGGCACGCTGCGAAGGCCACTGCAGCCACACGACTCGCTCTGACCCTCTCATCTCCTTCAGCTCGGTGCTCAAACAGCCCTTCAAGAGCACCTGCTTCTGCTGCCGGCCGCACACTTCCAAGCTGAAGGCAGTGAGGCTGCGCTGCACTGGCGGGACTCGCATTACAGCCACTTACAGATACATCTTAGCCTGTAACTGTGAGGAGTGCAGCTGA